Proteins encoded by one window of Lathyrus oleraceus cultivar Zhongwan6 chromosome 1, CAAS_Psat_ZW6_1.0, whole genome shotgun sequence:
- the LOC127102167 gene encoding eukaryotic translation initiation factor 4 gamma-like, with translation MHYLQDLANQGVDISNFSVDWLPEHPPNFMKRMRESSERKMKKKAQKLGETSVSRPHVPLVSSSPSKFLPSDSPSIHLRQLSSSLPLPSPIYTPYEPTPSTTKPSETPISNPPSPPLQKFNLTTISLPISEAQMFNEPISPPSSTPSSPPYYTIASYSEPSDPQSPTLAQLQACSLSAYNQPESETNIPSQSEQPSLPPSEPHIETPIENPITHHSKPPIETIPSSPAPTSPVSEPEPTFPTLEEAIDLFVESSMEKIKSLSENSVRNDFIREAGERLQARLAREAEEKARREGEEKAHIEEEKRAREAIEKATAEGSFWFRSSRTEYSVRATEGAADSESQTGPTGLCQLQHSKPADSVALEDATASEHLGT, from the exons ATGCACTATCTGCAGGATTTGGCAAACCAGGGGGTCGATATCTCAAACTTCTCTGTGGACTGGCTACCAGAACAtccaccaaatttcatgaaaAGGATGCGAGAATCATCTGAAAGAAAGATGAAGAAGAAAGCTCAGAAGCTGGGAGAAACTTCTGTATCTAGACCTCATGTGCCTCTGGTCTCCTCCTCTCCAAGTAAGTTTTTGCCTTCTGACTCTCCCTCTATTCATTTAAGGCAACTTTCTTCTTCCCTACCTCTACCCTCTCCCATTTACACACCCTATGAACCTACACCCTCCACCACTAAGCCCTCTGAAACACCTATTTCTAACCCACCATCACCTCCCCTTCAAAAATTTAACCTCACCACCATAAGTCTTCCCATATCTGAAGCTCAGATGTTCAACGAACCCATATCACCACCTTCCTCAACACCTTCATCCCCACCTTACTATACCATCGCCTCTTACTCTGAGCCATCTGACCCCCAATCTCCAACTCTAGCTCAACTTCAGGCTTGTTCCCTTTCCGCCTACAACCAACCTGAATCAGAAACAAACATTCCATCACAGTCTGAACAACCATCATTACCTCCATCTGAACCACACATTGAAACTCCCATTGAAAACCCCATCACCCATCACTCTAAACCTCCCATTGAAACCATCCCCTCATCACCAGCACCTACATCTCCCGTCTCCGAACCAGAACCCACCTTTCCCACCCTTGAAGAAGCAATAGACTTATTTGTTGAGTCTTCAATGGAGAAGATCAAATCACTATCTGAAAACTCTG tccgaaacgacttcatcagagaaGCTGGAGAGAGGTTGCAGGCACGTTTAGCCAGAGAGGCAGAAGAGAAGGCTAGAAGAGAAGGTGAAGAGAAGGCTCATATAGAAGAAGAGAAAAGAGCAAGAGAAGCTATAGAGAAGGCCACTGCTGAAGGCTCATTCTGGTTTCGCTCCTCTCGTACTGAATACTCTGTAAGAGCTACAGAAGGAGCAGCAGATAGTGAGAGCCAGACTGGACCAACAGGACTCTGTCAACTCCAACATTCAAAACCTGCTGACTCAGTTGCTTTAGAGGATGCCACCGCCTCCGAACACTTAGGAACTTAG